A part of Arachis hypogaea cultivar Tifrunner chromosome 12, arahy.Tifrunner.gnm2.J5K5, whole genome shotgun sequence genomic DNA contains:
- the LOC112726397 gene encoding tyrosine decarboxylase, translating to MEMNTLNNNNNNQSDSSSPPQRKRVMNPVDPEEFRKQGHMIIDFLADYYTKVSNFPVRSQVEPDYLRKHLPDSAPLVPEPIESILEDVQEHIIPGITHWMSPNYYAYFPSSGSVAGFMGEMLSSGLNVVGFNWISSPAATELETIVMDWLGEVLKLPQQFLYKSSNNNGGGVLLGTTCEAVLCTLVAARDKKLSQIGRNNIGKLVVYGSDQTHSSFGKAAQIAGIQNVRAIKTKRSNSFALKADSLLSTIHSDVKNGLIPIYLCATVGTTATTSIDPLMELCDVAKEYEIWVHVDAAYAGSACICPEFRSCIDGIEGANSFSFNAHKWFLTNLACCCLWVKDHNALTKSLSTNPEFLRNKASESKQVIDYKDWQITLSRKFNALKLWLVLRSYGVENLRNFLRSHVNMAMTFEGLVKLDKRFEIVVPRKFSLVCFRVSPSTIARSNYYYYHDNNNNNKNNCDDNYHNGHDDYGKLVNDDYLVNELNRKLLESINNSGKVYMTHGEVEGAFMIRFAIGATLTEEHHVIMAWKLIQEHADSLLGSS from the exons ATGGAGATGAACAcattgaataataataacaataatcaaagtgattcatcatcaccaccacaaaGAAAAAGGGTCATGAACCCTGTTGATCCTGAAGAATTCAGGAAACAAGGTCACATGATCATTGATTTTCTTGCTGACTACTACACCAAAGTTTCAAACTTTCCGGTTCGAAGCCAAGTCGAACCGGACTACCTTCGAAAACACTTGCCAGATTCAGCCCCATTAGTCCCCGAGCCAATCGAATCGATTCTTGAAGACGTTCAAGAACACATCATACCAGGAATCACACACTGGATGAGCCCTAATTACTATGCCTATTTTCCGAGTAGCGGAAGCGTAGCTGGATTCATGGGCGAGATGCTGAGTTCCGGACTCAATGTGGTTGGATTCAATTGGATTTCATCACCAGCAGCTACTGAGCTTGAAACCATTGTTATGGATTGGCTTGGTGAAGTTCTAAAGCTTCCACAACAATTCCTTTAcaaaagtagtaataataatgGTGGTGGGGTTTTGTTAGGGACCACTTGTGAAGCTGTGTTGTGTACACTTGTGGCTGCAAGGGACAAGAAGCTTAGCCAAATTGGGAGGAACAACATAGGGAAGCTTGTTGTTTATGGTTCTGATCAAACACATAGTTCATTTGGAAAGGCAGCACAAATTGCTG GTATTCAAAATGTTAGGGCCATCAAGACTAAGAGATCAAATTCATTTGCTTTGAAAGCTGACTCACTCCTTTCAACCATTCATTCTGATGTGAAAAATGGGTTAATACCTATTTATTTATGTGCCACCGTAGGAACAACCGCCACAACATCTATTGATCCATTAATGGAATTATGTGATGTGGCAAAAGAATATGAAATTTGGGTCCATGTTGATGCTGCCTATGCTGGATCTGCTTGCATTTGTCCTGAATTTAGGTCTTGCATTGATGGTATTGAAGGTGCTAATTCTTTTAGCTTCAATGCCCATAAATGGTTCTTGACCAATTTAGCATGTTGTTGCCTTTGGGTAAAAGACCATAATGCCCTTACAAAATCCCTCTCAACTAACCCTGAATTCTTGAGGAACAAGGCTTCTGAGTCAAAGCAAGTGATTGACTACAAAGATTGGCAAATAACTTTGAGTAGGAAATTCAATGCACTCAAACTATGGCTTGTTCTTAGAAGCTATGGTGTTGAAAACCTAAGGAATTTCTTGAGGAGTCATGTGAACATGGCAATGACTTTTGAAGGGTTAGTGAAATTGGATAAAAGGTTTGAGATTGTTGTGCCTAGGAAATTCTCATTGGTTTGCTTTAGGGTTTCACCATCAACAATTGCTAGatccaattattattattatcatgataataataataataataaaaataattgtgaTGATAATTACCATAATGGACATGATGACTATGGGAAATTAGTGAATGATGATTATTTAGttaatgaattgaatagaaaattgtTGGAATCAATCAACAATTCTGGGAAAGTGTACATGACTCATGGTGAAGTTGAAGGTGCTTTTATGATTAGATTTGCAATTGGTGCTACCTTAACTGAGGAACATCATGTGATCATGGCATGGAAGTTGATTCAAGAGCATGCAGATTCTTTACTAGGTTCCTCCTAA